The genome window ACATATTTAAACGAAAATACTACTAAGATGAAAAGGGTTTGATTGTCAATTTCCAAAAACAGTGTGCAGCCATCCCTGTGTGTTGTGGGTGATTTTGATAGGGTGAACGACGGATCATTTGTCAGAGAGaagagagagagggagagaaGGAGCGAGAGTCACGGGTTTGTCTTGAAAGGCACTTTATTTCACAGCTATTCCTAGACAGACAGAAAGACACATATTCTCGCTCGCTAAATACTCGAGGAGGGCACCAAAAGTAGACTAATACTTTAATCCCTCCCACACCCCTCATTCTCAACTATCTGTCTGTCATCTCCTGCTAAAAACCCTTGTAATTTCTCACCTTCATTAAGGCACAAAATCAAGAGTTGCTGATTTGATCTTTCAATGGCTCTGGTGCTTGACAACTGTGAAGAGATATTGCTCTCCCTAGACTCCCACAAGTCAGTGCCGGCACCATTCCTCACTAAAACCTACCAACTAGTAGATGATCCCACCACAGATAAAATAGTTTCATGGGGTGAAGATGATACTACTTTCGTAGTATGGGGACCTCCTGAGTTTGCTCGTGATCTCCTTCCAAATTACTTCAAGCACAATAATTTCTCTAGCTTTGTCAGACAACTTAACACTTACGTAAATACTCGATCTTAGCCTCTTCCAAGAAATCTTCTATGGCTAATATatattccttttccttttttttttaaaatttggtgaaATGTTTTGCCTTTTTCTGTTCTTGCATTGATCTGGGTTTTcggttttgttttgttaatgAAACTAGGGTTTTAGGAAGATTGTACCAGACAGATGGGAGTTTGGCAATGAGTTCTTCAAGAAAGGAGAAAAACAGTTGCTTTGTGAGATCCATAGACGAAAAACTTCTCAGCCACAAGTGGCTATAAACCATCATTACCACTCGCATTCTCCTTTGGTTAATGCCCCGAGTTTCTTCCCATTTCCAAGCCGAGTCAGCATCTCTCCAGCTGCCTCAGATGAAAAAGCCAACTGGTGTGACTCACCAAGAGTAGGTACTGGAGTCTCAGTTTTTGGAGGCTATAACAGCTCAGTTACTGCTCTATCAGAGGACAATGAGAAGCTAAGAAGAAGAAACAATTTGCTTACTTCTGAACTTGCCCATATGAGAAAGCTTTACAACGATATTATCTATTTTGTTCAAAACCATGTTAAACATGTCACTCCCAGCAATCCATACCCTCCTAATATGCTTCTGTGTGGATCTCAATCTGCTGCTAATAGCTCATTGTTGCAAAAGCATTTGAACCAGCTTCTTGGGTATTATCCAAATAGCACAAAGCCAGCCCAAGTTCAGTTCTTGAACACTCCAACTGCTGCATCAAAGAGCTCCTTgacgattttggaagaaacaaGCAGAAATAGTTGCAAAACAAAGCTATTTGGTGTGCCTTTACATTCAAAGAAGAGATTGCACCCGGAGTGTGGTGCAACCAACAGTGAGACTAACAAGGTACGTTTGGTCTTCGAAAATGAAGATTTAGGGTTGAATCTCATGCCTCCTTCTACATGTTAGTTTCCCATATCCAATCAAGATTATTCTATCTTCCTTCTGTGGATGTTTCCGAACTGCAACTGTGTATATAATATCAGTGCTGGTAAATGAAGGTGGGTTTTGGTTAGAGTGAAGGTGAAAAAGAAAGTTTAAAATCTCAACgccaatcttttttttttctttaatgttcTTCAGTTTACTATTGGTGCCATTTATTACTCATACTCTTCTTTTATCCTTTATTCATGTTTCTGGCATTAATGCATAAAAGCAAGCTGACACAGTCCTGAAGATTTTCCTTTCAGTTTCAATCTGAGGAATTCTCTcggggttttttacaaaaatattattaaaaaaataaaaatttaccaaaatattacaactttttttttatttaccaaaatatcacaaaatttttttttatttaccaaaatatataaacttttttattatttaccaaaatatatccaAAAAAAACAGAATCtgcaaaaaaaatcagaatgaTGTGACAATTTACTGGTCACGCCAATGgtattggcggcaccaaaggtgccaaaaccattggcggcaccaatggtgccaataccattggcggcaccagtTGGTTTTATGGGGGGGGGTCGATGGTGGGGGcagaagagaaaaaaggaaagaaagaaaggagaggaaagaaagaaagaaaggagaggaaagaaagaaaggagaggagaagagaaaaaaggaaagaaagaagaagaaaaggagaagaagaaaaagaaagaaagaaggaaagaaaggaaatgagaagaaaaaaaaaaagaagaagaagggaagaaaggaaaaaaaaagaaaaaaaggtaattttatttataaatttgaattttttataatatttgtgtgtttaaaatttatgtaatgtACATTACagttatttcattattttatttagcatatatattttatgaaatatatttagaatgaaaaaaagttaaagtaaattgtatgttgattaggaatttttttatgaaatttacttatgaatttgaaattaaaattttaggaaaatagcattaaaagaaaaatgacaaagaagtatgtttaagaaaacataaaatacgaaaagaaaaaacgagaattgtatatttatcggaaataataaaatgcggaaaaaatgcaaaaatgtacatgtaataaatgtaaaacataataaattgaaataatgtaaaattataaaataaaaattacgattttttaaaataataatatggataaaaaatacgaataaatggcAAGTAAGATTGTATTAGTAAATGTTtgtaaaaattcagaaataatttatacaaataattggaaaaaatgtagtgaaataatataaaataataagatacaaaagaatatagttttattgaaagtaataaaatcggcAATATAATAATACGACCAAAGGGTAGGGAAAGGGTTTATTTGGGTtattaccaaaatattaaaaaaattaccaaaatattataaagttttattttatttaccaaaagaATAGAGGAAAAAATGGTTATGGAGGGAATAA of Gossypium raimondii isolate GPD5lz chromosome 3, ASM2569854v1, whole genome shotgun sequence contains these proteins:
- the LOC105797321 gene encoding heat stress transcription factor B-4, coding for MALVLDNCEEILLSLDSHKSVPAPFLTKTYQLVDDPTTDKIVSWGEDDTTFVVWGPPEFARDLLPNYFKHNNFSSFVRQLNTYGFRKIVPDRWEFGNEFFKKGEKQLLCEIHRRKTSQPQVAINHHYHSHSPLVNAPSFFPFPSRVSISPAASDEKANWCDSPRVGTGVSVFGGYNSSVTALSEDNEKLRRRNNLLTSELAHMRKLYNDIIYFVQNHVKHVTPSNPYPPNMLLCGSQSAANSSLLQKHLNQLLGYYPNSTKPAQVQFLNTPTAASKSSLTILEETSRNSCKTKLFGVPLHSKKRLHPECGATNSETNKVRLVFENEDLGLNLMPPSTC